A stretch of Ectothiorhodospiraceae bacterium BW-2 DNA encodes these proteins:
- a CDS encoding formylglycine-generating enzyme family protein has protein sequence MGHGWGLLDRPIRSNPRRVAENNPSSFKKGDNYPVEGVSWHDALDFIDKLNRQSGKNYRLPTEAEWEYAARGGTTTAYWWGDGVGRNNANCDGCGSQWDNKSTAPVGSFKPNPYGLYDTAGNVWEWTCSGKDGDYKDNMEISCKNRADSGDRAFRGGSWGNGPAGVRAAGRVGDGPDFRNFYLGFRLVLPPR, from the coding sequence CTGGGTCACGGTTGGGGACTACTGGATAGGCCAATACGAAGTAACCCAAGGCGAGTGGCAGAAAACAACCCCTCTAGCTTTAAAAAAGGCGACAACTACCCGGTTGAAGGGGTTAGCTGGCATGATGCGCTTGACTTTATTGACAAACTCAATCGCCAAAGCGGTAAAAATTACCGTCTGCCGACCGAAGCGGAGTGGGAGTATGCGGCACGAGGGGGGACAACGACCGCCTACTGGTGGGGAGATGGCGTAGGTCGCAACAATGCCAATTGCGATGGCTGTGGCAGCCAATGGGACAACAAATCAACCGCACCCGTAGGTAGTTTCAAACCCAACCCCTACGGCCTCTACGACACGGCTGGTAATGTCTGGGAGTGGACCTGTTCAGGTAAAGATGGCGATTACAAAGACAATATGGAAATATCATGCAAGAATCGTGCCGATTCCGGCGACCGCGCTTTCCGTGGCGGTTCGTGGGGCAACGGGCCTGCCGGGGTGCGCGCCGCCGGTCGTGTCGGGGACGGTCCCGACTTCCGTAACTTCTACCTCGGCTTTCGGCTTGTCCTCCCCCCCAGGTAG
- a CDS encoding RNA-dependent DNA polymerase yields MTSPAHLYRAYLLARKGKRRKPAVLRFTLNLERELSQLHHELREQRYQPGRYHLFTLYERKPRQIAAAPFRDRVVHHAVMSLIEPAIDGTFIDHSYACRKGKGTHVGVAQYQRWAQIYPFVLQMDIQRYFPSIPRECLKEKLRRYIKDSKLLWLLDLIIDNSPEDARSPVGCGIPIGNLTSQFFANLYLNEFDHAVKQQLKAPAYGRYVDDMVILNNDKAWLHDAQRWCAGQLQQEGLTLHPNKCHIVPVRCGIDYLGYRVLPNYRLLRNDNGHRFARKLRRMAQAYADHRLDFADINPSVQSWCGHARHASTQGLLTELFAGMVLRRGGRPDRQPR; encoded by the coding sequence ATGACGAGCCCGGCGCACCTCTATCGCGCCTATCTGCTGGCACGAAAAGGCAAGCGTCGCAAACCGGCAGTGTTACGCTTTACCCTTAATCTGGAACGGGAGCTGTCGCAACTACACCACGAACTGCGGGAGCAGCGCTACCAGCCCGGTCGCTACCATCTCTTTACCCTCTACGAGCGCAAGCCGCGCCAAATTGCCGCCGCCCCCTTTCGTGATCGGGTTGTTCATCATGCTGTGATGAGTCTGATTGAACCAGCGATTGATGGTACCTTTATTGACCACAGCTACGCCTGCCGCAAGGGTAAAGGCACTCATGTCGGTGTGGCGCAGTATCAGCGCTGGGCACAAATCTACCCGTTTGTGTTACAGATGGATATTCAACGCTATTTCCCCTCAATCCCCCGTGAGTGCCTAAAAGAGAAGCTGCGCCGCTATATTAAAGACTCCAAACTGTTATGGCTGCTGGATTTAATCATCGACAACAGCCCGGAGGATGCACGCTCGCCTGTCGGATGTGGTATTCCTATCGGCAATCTAACCAGTCAGTTTTTTGCCAACCTCTACCTGAACGAGTTTGATCATGCTGTTAAACAGCAACTTAAAGCTCCCGCTTATGGGCGTTATGTTGATGACATGGTGATACTTAACAACGACAAGGCATGGCTGCACGATGCACAACGCTGGTGTGCCGGTCAGTTACAGCAAGAGGGGCTGACATTGCATCCAAACAAGTGCCATATTGTGCCGGTAAGATGCGGCATCGACTATCTGGGTTATCGCGTACTGCCCAATTATCGGCTGTTGCGTAATGATAATGGCCACCGCTTTGCCCGCAAACTGCGCCGTATGGCACAAGCGTATGCCGACCACCGTCTCGACTTTGCCGATATCAACCCAAGCGTGCAGAGTTGGTGCGGTCACGCCCGGCACGCCAGCACGCAGGGGTTGCTCACCGAGCTCTTTGCCGGTATGGTACTGCGCCGTGGGGGTCGGCCTGACCGGCAACCGCGCTAA
- the avd gene encoding diversity-generating retroelement protein Avd: MRQKMAVSTPAAVELCHDLLKWIIPHLGKFPRNQRFTLAERIESGLLDVLEHLVEAAYSNRPATPLGKANLRLQRVKHLWRLSVELNITGQQQYAYAAELMEQLGRQIGGWYQSSAKTAK; this comes from the coding sequence ATGAGACAGAAAATGGCCGTCAGCACCCCTGCAGCGGTTGAACTGTGCCACGACCTGTTAAAGTGGATTATTCCACATTTGGGCAAATTCCCCCGCAACCAGCGTTTTACCTTGGCTGAGCGCATCGAATCGGGTCTGCTCGATGTGCTGGAGCATCTGGTTGAGGCTGCCTACAGCAACCGCCCGGCAACGCCGTTGGGCAAAGCCAACTTGCGTTTGCAACGGGTAAAGCACCTGTGGCGTTTAAGTGTTGAGTTAAACATCACCGGCCAACAGCAATATGCCTATGCTGCCGAACTGATGGAGCAGTTGGGGCGACAAATTGGCGGATGGTACCAAAGCAGTGCGAAAACGGCTAAGTAA
- a CDS encoding caspase family protein, with product MLLAGLTEAATLQADLNLTPAQKGTTASPPTPSADDLLSQIPRGEQAGRYDIAVLVANQHYTRPGVPNVDYAHRDLAAMRAYLTQTMGFREENLIIEKDATSGVFSTLFNPDGKVSGYIRNNQSRLFIYYVGHGSPDPKTGDGYFVPVDADPDYIDQAGYSLNRFYANLKRLPVKEMIVVLDSCFSGRVKDGLILQNKSPGQLTINETPSPLKNASVMTSASGDQLSNWYPEKQHSLYTYYFLKGLQGEADQNRDRTITAGEMQSYLSEEVGYWSKRLGGTQQPKHEGRADTVLAKLNN from the coding sequence CTGCTGCTTGCCGGTCTCACCGAAGCCGCCACCCTCCAAGCCGACCTCAACTTAACCCCTGCCCAAAAGGGCACTACCGCATCGCCACCCACCCCCTCTGCCGATGACCTACTCAGCCAGATTCCGCGTGGTGAACAGGCCGGGCGCTACGACATCGCCGTACTGGTCGCCAACCAGCACTACACCCGCCCCGGCGTCCCCAATGTTGACTATGCCCATCGCGATTTAGCAGCGATGCGCGCCTACCTCACCCAAACCATGGGGTTTCGTGAAGAGAACCTCATCATCGAAAAAGATGCCACCTCGGGCGTATTTAGCACCCTGTTTAACCCTGATGGCAAAGTGAGCGGCTATATTCGCAACAATCAGAGCCGCCTGTTTATCTACTATGTTGGTCACGGCTCACCCGACCCGAAGACCGGTGATGGCTACTTTGTGCCGGTTGATGCCGACCCCGACTACATCGACCAAGCCGGCTACTCGCTCAACCGCTTCTACGCCAACCTTAAACGCCTGCCGGTGAAAGAGATGATCGTGGTGCTCGACTCCTGCTTTTCGGGGCGGGTGAAGGATGGCCTGATACTGCAAAACAAAAGTCCGGGACAGCTTACAATCAACGAAACCCCCAGCCCGCTCAAAAATGCCAGCGTCATGACCAGCGCCAGCGGCGACCAGTTAAGCAACTGGTACCCTGAAAAGCAGCACAGCCTCTACACCTACTACTTCCTCAAGGGGCTACAGGGTGAAGCCGATCAAAACCGCGACCGCACCATCACGGCAGGCGAGATGCAGAGCTATCTGAGCGAAGAGGTCGGCTACTGGTCGAAACGCCTCGGTGGCACGCAACAGCCCAAACACGAAGGGCGCGCCGATACGGTACTCGCCAAACTCAACAACTAA
- a CDS encoding DUF1566 domain-containing protein: MELPLNCCANATVKILNITPRYQTGMELPDGDYDVLIQADGYNNWRQTITHRGRATYQRVELQQDNRAEAARLARQRAEQERLAQLTPQPPTQPVPSALIDNRYRDNGDGTVTDVKTKLMWQRCSVGQTWSGSGCSGKAKKFKWEKAKALTDRFAGHNDWRTPTIQELNSLVYCSNGQPGYYPFVGVKDEQDGCDGESGKDYQRQTIHPQAFPDTLATHFWSSSPSANDSYNSWIVVFNYGYAGVGSRDFANSVRLVRAGQ; encoded by the coding sequence ATGGAGCTGCCCCTGAATTGCTGTGCCAACGCCACCGTCAAAATCCTGAACATCACCCCGCGCTATCAGACCGGCATGGAGCTCCCCGATGGCGACTACGATGTGCTGATACAGGCCGATGGCTACAACAACTGGCGGCAGACGATTACCCACCGGGGCAGAGCCACCTACCAGCGTGTTGAACTGCAACAGGATAACCGTGCAGAGGCGGCTCGACTTGCCCGCCAGAGAGCGGAGCAGGAACGATTAGCGCAACTCACACCACAACCGCCAACCCAACCGGTGCCCTCTGCACTCATCGACAACCGCTACCGCGACAACGGCGATGGCACCGTCACCGATGTGAAGACCAAGCTGATGTGGCAGCGCTGTAGTGTCGGCCAAACCTGGAGCGGCAGCGGTTGTAGCGGTAAGGCGAAAAAGTTTAAGTGGGAGAAGGCGAAAGCCCTCACCGACCGTTTTGCCGGCCACAATGACTGGCGTACCCCGACTATTCAGGAGTTAAACAGCCTGGTTTACTGCTCCAACGGTCAACCCGGTTACTATCCCTTTGTGGGGGTGAAAGATGAACAAGATGGCTGTGATGGTGAATCGGGCAAAGATTACCAGCGCCAGACCATCCATCCGCAGGCCTTTCCTGATACGCTTGCCACCCATTTTTGGTCTTCTTCGCCGAGCGCCAACGATAGTTACAATTCGTGGATCGTGGTCTTCAACTATGGTTACGCCGGTGTTGGCAGTCGTGACTTTGCGAACAGTGTGCGGTTGGTTCGCGCCGGACAGTGA
- a CDS encoding PEGA domain-containing protein encodes MKRLFALPGLIILVLLNGCLGSRIELPVSANHSETTTFNRLVSAQTENRTALVMGNSAYQSSPLKNPVNDARAIKKALQQSGFKVIYQENGSRTEMFNKIRDFGNELRQRKGVGVVFYAGHGMQVNGENYLIPVNANINAEDEIEIQALPLQSVLNKLNSAGNKLNMVYLDACRDNPFARSFRSSSRGLARVSAPTGTKIYYATKPGEVAHDGKGANGIFTSHLMKALTTPGLNQNEVFQQTATAVMAETKEQQVPWEEGLITGTFYFTDAPIQVAGGTSQIIPPPQPTALTGTLVITSSPNGATIRLDGASVGATPVTLPNLPANKAYQLSAEKSGYKTEEERIFLTASNQPRVVNFALDALNQPPATHPFTIQPTPANAAIQSHRQTSITT; translated from the coding sequence ATGAAACGACTATTTGCCCTGCCGGGATTGATTATTTTGGTTTTGCTAAATGGCTGCCTTGGATCGCGGATTGAGCTGCCAGTTTCTGCTAACCATTCCGAAACAACAACTTTTAATCGTCTGGTTTCGGCGCAGACCGAGAACCGCACCGCACTGGTAATGGGCAACAGCGCCTATCAATCCTCGCCGCTGAAGAATCCGGTCAATGATGCGCGGGCGATTAAGAAGGCGCTACAACAGAGCGGCTTTAAGGTGATCTACCAGGAGAATGGCAGCCGCACCGAGATGTTTAACAAAATCCGCGATTTCGGTAACGAATTAAGGCAGCGCAAAGGGGTGGGCGTGGTCTTCTATGCCGGACACGGTATGCAGGTGAATGGCGAGAACTACCTGATACCGGTCAATGCCAACATCAATGCCGAAGACGAAATCGAGATACAGGCGCTACCGCTGCAATCGGTGCTGAACAAACTCAACAGTGCCGGCAACAAGCTCAACATGGTCTATCTGGACGCCTGCCGCGACAACCCCTTTGCGCGCTCCTTTCGCTCCAGCAGTCGGGGCTTGGCGCGAGTCTCGGCACCGACCGGCACCAAAATCTACTACGCCACCAAACCGGGCGAGGTCGCCCATGATGGCAAAGGGGCGAATGGCATCTTCACCAGCCATCTGATGAAGGCACTCACCACGCCGGGACTGAACCAGAATGAGGTGTTTCAACAGACCGCAACCGCAGTGATGGCCGAGACCAAAGAGCAGCAGGTGCCGTGGGAGGAGGGGTTAATTACCGGCACATTCTATTTTACTGATGCACCCATACAGGTCGCTGGCGGCACCAGCCAAATCATTCCGCCGCCACAACCGACTGCCCTGACCGGCACGCTGGTCATCACCAGCTCCCCTAATGGCGCCACCATCCGTCTTGATGGTGCCTCAGTCGGCGCGACCCCCGTCACCCTGCCTAACCTGCCAGCCAACAAAGCCTACCAGCTCAGTGCTGAAAAATCAGGTTACAAAACCGAAGAGGAGCGCATCTTCCTCACCGCCAGCAACCAGCCCAGAGTGGTCAACTTCGCCCTAGATGCACTCAACCAGCCCCCTGCCACCCACCCCTTCACCATTCAACCGACCCCTGCCAACGCAGCAATTCAGAGTCACCGCCAAACCAGCATCACTACATAG
- a CDS encoding type II toxin-antitoxin system RelE/ParE family toxin: protein MIPSDTADSSAKVPYRLLFVPEALVEWQKLDGSVKEPLRKLLKKRLQQPKLPGAELHGDLRGCYKIKLKKQGYRLVYTVDDGILVVLVLAVDKREGMIVYRAAVDRLLAKLT from the coding sequence TTGATACCGTCTGATACGGCAGATAGTTCTGCCAAAGTACCGTACCGATTGCTGTTTGTACCAGAAGCTTTGGTTGAGTGGCAAAAACTGGATGGCAGTGTGAAAGAGCCTCTGCGAAAACTTCTGAAAAAGCGCTTGCAGCAACCTAAACTGCCCGGTGCCGAACTACACGGCGATTTACGCGGTTGCTACAAAATCAAATTGAAAAAGCAGGGTTATCGGCTGGTCTATACCGTGGATGATGGTATTTTGGTTGTGTTGGTGCTGGCTGTCGATAAACGCGAAGGAATGATCGTCTATCGAGCGGCGGTAGATCGATTGCTGGCCAAGTTGACTTAA
- a CDS encoding type II toxin-antitoxin system Phd/YefM family antitoxin produces the protein MNQLYSEQAISLSEFQQSPVSILQEAGERPVVVFDHDHPAFYLISPRFYEALVEELVETVVEAELRDTLLQRLQSRDQAVEVDIDTV, from the coding sequence GTGAATCAACTCTATAGTGAACAGGCGATTAGCCTGAGTGAATTTCAGCAAAGTCCGGTATCGATTCTGCAAGAGGCGGGAGAGCGCCCTGTGGTGGTTTTCGATCACGATCATCCGGCTTTTTATCTCATCTCGCCACGATTTTACGAGGCGTTAGTAGAGGAGTTGGTGGAAACGGTGGTGGAAGCAGAGCTGCGGGATACGCTTTTGCAACGCCTGCAAAGCCGTGATCAGGCGGTGGAGGTCGATATTGATACCGTCTGA
- a CDS encoding DUF1566 domain-containing protein, with the protein MKTLLTLLCLLLTTLSLSAQTENRTALVLGNSAYQSSPLKNPVNDARAIKKALQQSGFKVIYQENGSRTEMFNKIRDFGNELRQRKGVGVVFYAGHGMQVNGENYLIPVNANINAEDEIEIQALPLQSVLNKLNSAGNKLNMVYLDACRDNPFARSFRSSSRGLARVSAPTGTKIYYATKPGEVAHDGKGANGIFTSHLMKALTTPGLNQNEVFQQTAAAVMAETKEQQVPWEEGLITGTFYFIDAPIQVAGGTSQIIPPPQPAALTGTLAVTSSPNGGATIRLDGASVGATPVTLPNLPANKGESGKDYQRPTIHPQAFPDTPDDWFWSSSPNAYYSDFSWVVGFDDGGANVYYRDHAGSVRLVRAGQ; encoded by the coding sequence ATGAAAACCTTGCTAACCCTTCTCTGCCTCTTGTTGACCACCCTCTCGCTGTCGGCGCAGACCGAGAACCGCACCGCACTGGTGCTGGGCAACAGCGCCTATCAATCCTCGCCGCTGAAGAATCCGGTCAATGATGCGCGGGCGATTAAGAAGGCGCTACAGCAGAGCGGCTTTAAGGTGATCTACCAGGAGAATGGCAGCCGCACCGAGATGTTTAACAAAATCCGCGATTTCGGTAACGAATTAAGGCAGCGCAAAGGGGTGGGCGTGGTCTTCTATGCCGGACACGGTATGCAGGTGAATGGCGAGAACTACCTGATACCGGTCAATGCCAACATCAATGCCGAAGACGAAATCGAGATACAGGCGCTACCGCTGCAATCGGTGCTGAACAAACTCAACAGTGCCGGCAACAAGCTCAACATGGTCTATCTGGACGCCTGCCGCGACAACCCCTTTGCGCGCTCCTTTCGCTCCAGCAGTCGGGGCTTGGCGCGAGTCTCGGCACCGACCGGCACCAAAATCTACTACGCCACCAAACCGGGCGAGGTCGCCCATGATGGCAAAGGGGCGAATGGCATCTTCACCAGCCATCTGATGAAGGCACTCACCACGCCGGGACTAAACCAGAATGAGGTGTTTCAGCAGACCGCAGCCGCAGTGATGGCCGAGACCAAAGAGCAGCAGGTGCCGTGGGAGGAGGGGTTAATTACCGGCACATTCTATTTTATTGATGCACCCATACAGGTCGCTGGCGGCACCAGCCAAATCATTCCGCCGCCACAACCGGCTGCCCTGACCGGCACGCTGGCCGTTACCAGCTCCCCTAATGGCGGCGCCACCATCCGTCTTGATGGGGCTTCAGTCGGTGCGACCCCCGTCACCCTGCCTAACCTGCCAGCCAACAAGGGTGAATCGGGCAAAGATTACCAGCGCCCGACCATCCATCCGCAGGCCTTTCCTGATACGCCTGACGATTGGTTTTGGTCTTCTTCGCCGAACGCCTACTATAGTGACTTTTCGTGGGTCGTGGGCTTCGACGATGGTGGCGCCAATGTTTACTATCGTGACCATGCAGGCAGTGTGCGGTTGGTTCGCGCCGGACAGTGA
- a CDS encoding formylglycine-generating enzyme family protein, producing the protein MISKSRSGVVRERRWIGMSVGIAWLFSVVAWADEGAADALLQRNVSQLKAFLAEQERERELERERELVGEMVLIKGGCYDMGSPSNESGRQSNETQHRVCVEDFWMGQYEVTQGQWQRVMGSNPSRFQKGDNYPVESVSWNEALDFIDKLNRQSGKNYRLPTEAEWEYAARGGRKTAYWWGNTISHENANYGSDECCSGKAEGRDQWVNTAPVGSFKPNPYGLYDTAGNVWEWTCSGYDSHYKNNTETSCKNRADTGLRADRGGSWGNEPAWVRAANRFGNNRDYRSGSLGFRLVLPPR; encoded by the coding sequence ATGATCAGTAAGTCGAGGAGCGGTGTGGTGAGAGAGAGACGATGGATAGGGATGAGTGTGGGAATTGCGTGGCTATTTAGTGTGGTGGCGTGGGCAGATGAGGGTGCGGCAGATGCGCTGTTGCAACGCAATGTCAGCCAGCTCAAGGCGTTTTTGGCGGAGCAGGAGCGGGAGCGGGAGCTGGAGCGGGAGCGGGAGCTAGTTGGCGAGATGGTATTGATTAAAGGCGGTTGCTATGACATGGGCAGCCCTAGCAACGAATCGGGTCGTCAAAGTAATGAAACCCAGCATCGCGTCTGTGTGGAGGATTTCTGGATGGGGCAGTACGAAGTGACGCAGGGGCAGTGGCAGAGGGTGATGGGCAGCAACCCATCCCGCTTTCAAAAGGGCGACAACTATCCGGTTGAGAGTGTGAGCTGGAATGAGGCGCTCGATTTTATCGACAAGCTCAATCGCCAAAGCGGCAAAAACTATCGCCTGCCGACCGAAGCGGAGTGGGAGTATGCGGCACGGGGGGGGAGGAAAACCGCCTATTGGTGGGGAAACACCATTAGTCACGAGAACGCGAATTACGGTAGTGACGAGTGCTGCTCAGGTAAGGCAGAGGGAAGAGACCAATGGGTTAACACGGCACCGGTCGGCAGTTTCAAGCCAAACCCCTATGGCCTTTACGATACGGCTGGCAATGTCTGGGAGTGGACCTGTTCAGGTTATGATAGCCACTACAAAAACAACACAGAAACATCATGCAAAAATCGTGCCGATACCGGCCTCCGCGCTGACCGTGGCGGTTCGTGGGGCAACGAACCTGCCTGGGTGCGCGCCGCCAATCGTTTCGGGAACAATCGCGACTACCGTAGCGGCAGCCTCGGCTTTCGGCTTGTCCTCCCCCCCAGGTAG
- a CDS encoding tetratricopeptide repeat protein: MSNSDYLTVLNILIAFIGVGFAALAVWEWWSLRSTRAEFEQIKAQIRRDNHLSQKAQQRIIASYQLTDIDAKIALLLSAVEIAPASFNGYNALGYAYLEKGDMAAAEDAFHEAITHQPQDKEGYFDLASLHLAEKRIHLVKKYLSKAIDIDPSSKQDIENNPQLKAVMNK; this comes from the coding sequence ATGAGCAACAGCGACTACCTGACCGTTTTGAATATCCTTATCGCGTTTATCGGCGTCGGCTTTGCTGCGCTGGCGGTCTGGGAGTGGTGGTCGCTTCGCTCAACCCGTGCCGAATTTGAGCAGATAAAAGCACAAATCAGACGCGACAACCATCTGTCGCAAAAGGCACAGCAGCGCATCATAGCCAGCTATCAGTTAACCGACATCGATGCCAAAATAGCTTTGCTATTAAGCGCAGTCGAAATCGCCCCGGCCTCATTTAATGGCTATAACGCATTGGGTTATGCCTATCTCGAAAAGGGCGACATGGCCGCAGCGGAAGATGCGTTCCATGAGGCAATCACCCATCAACCACAAGACAAAGAGGGCTATTTCGATCTGGCCAGCCTCCATCTGGCAGAAAAGCGCATCCATTTGGTTAAAAAATACCTATCGAAAGCCATCGACATCGACCCCTCATCAAAGCAGGATATTGAAAATAACCCGCAGCTAAAGGCGGTAATGAACAAATAG
- a CDS encoding ATP-binding protein, producing the protein MSLTEKFFNTAGPQILADHYTLDPMQRIDWGELQTLIDHKRYFLLHAPRQTGKTTTLLAMVEALNAEGKYTSLYVNIEAVQTARNEVDVGMATLCELMIQQASDTLHHDWLAAWHKAENRTHSPHGQLQALLNHWSRHSDKPIVLLLDEVDALIGDTLVSLLRQLRTGYTQRPHAFPHSVLLCGVRDLKDYRIHQSSGDIITGGSVFNIKAESLTMGNFNEVECRQLYQQHTEATGQPFEEGIFAELWLDTAGQPWLVNALGHELTWKESALRDRSQTITLQHYQAARERLIQSRATHLDQLSDKLCEPRVHGVIAPIVAGEGDSIQQAADDLQYCEDLGLIRRHPMVHISNRIYQEVIPRELSIVMQQNITHQQQQWYLTAERRLDMVKLLKAFQHFFRENAESWIERFDYKEAGPQLLMQAFLQRIINGGGRIQREYALGRKRTDLTIEWSLDEAQGFFGPVQRIVVELKLQRGDLEELIAKGITQTLDYADGCGAEESHLLIFNRDPKVSWEEKLWYCPARESQPHVWGC; encoded by the coding sequence ATGAGCTTAACTGAAAAATTTTTTAACACCGCCGGGCCGCAGATTTTGGCCGACCACTACACGCTTGACCCGATGCAGCGCATTGATTGGGGCGAGTTGCAGACGCTGATTGACCACAAACGCTACTTTCTGCTCCATGCGCCCCGCCAAACCGGCAAGACCACCACCCTGCTGGCGATGGTCGAGGCGCTCAATGCGGAAGGGAAATACACCTCGCTCTATGTCAACATCGAAGCGGTGCAGACGGCACGCAACGAGGTGGATGTGGGCATGGCAACGCTCTGTGAGCTGATGATTCAGCAAGCGAGTGACACTCTGCACCACGACTGGCTAGCGGCATGGCACAAAGCGGAAAATCGCACTCACTCGCCGCATGGACAACTGCAGGCACTCCTGAACCACTGGAGCCGGCATAGTGATAAACCGATAGTGCTACTGCTCGATGAGGTCGATGCCCTCATTGGCGATACGCTAGTCTCCCTGCTGCGCCAACTGCGCACCGGTTATACCCAACGCCCGCACGCCTTTCCCCACTCGGTGTTGCTCTGCGGCGTGCGCGACTTAAAAGATTACCGCATCCACCAGAGCAGTGGCGACATCATCACCGGCGGCAGCGTCTTTAATATCAAAGCCGAATCCCTAACGATGGGCAACTTTAACGAAGTCGAATGCCGTCAGCTCTATCAGCAGCACACTGAGGCGACCGGCCAGCCCTTTGAAGAGGGCATTTTTGCCGAGTTGTGGCTCGATACCGCCGGACAGCCGTGGCTTGTCAATGCGCTCGGCCACGAACTGACTTGGAAGGAGAGCGCACTCCGCGACCGCAGCCAAACCATTACCTTGCAACACTATCAGGCCGCCCGTGAGCGGCTGATTCAATCCCGCGCCACCCACCTCGACCAGTTGTCAGACAAACTGTGTGAACCGCGCGTGCATGGGGTGATAGCACCGATTGTGGCGGGCGAAGGGGATAGCATCCAGCAAGCCGCCGATGACCTGCAATATTGCGAAGATTTAGGGCTGATTCGGCGCCACCCGATGGTCCATATCAGCAACCGCATCTACCAAGAGGTGATTCCACGCGAGCTGTCGATTGTGATGCAGCAGAACATCACCCACCAACAGCAGCAGTGGTACCTCACCGCCGAGCGGCGGCTCGACATGGTCAAACTCCTCAAAGCCTTCCAACACTTCTTCCGCGAGAACGCCGAAAGCTGGATAGAGCGCTTTGACTACAAAGAGGCGGGGCCGCAACTGCTAATGCAGGCCTTTTTGCAGCGGATTATTAACGGCGGCGGGCGGATTCAGCGCGAATATGCCTTAGGCCGTAAGCGCACCGACCTCACTATCGAGTGGTCGCTGGATGAGGCGCAGGGCTTCTTTGGGCCGGTGCAGCGGATAGTGGTCGAGCTAAAACTGCAACGGGGCGATTTAGAAGAGCTCATTGCCAAAGGTATCACCCAGACCCTCGACTATGCCGACGGCTGTGGTGCCGAGGAGTCGCATCTGCTTATCTTCAACCGCGACCCGAAAGTGAGCTGGGAGGAGAAGCTCTGGTACTGCCCCGCACGGGAGAGCCAGCCCCATGTGTGGGGGTGTTAA